The Lucilia cuprina isolate Lc7/37 chromosome 5, ASM2204524v1, whole genome shotgun sequence genome includes a window with the following:
- the LOC111691079 gene encoding transient receptor potential cation channel subfamily V member 5 isoform X2, with protein sequence MGNTESNVTSGVKKQAGVSTQALYKFVNLKGGGLLVDMMKRACQTKQFAEIDHAIKTKVEPFLYNKGAGRYFPVSKMVLLRNKERARTKQLPEIRALENPDDDFNIHDYCSEVSEAEYISNPSAYRFVCWNLNERGAVGETILHLCLLNASSLHADLAKRLLKFYPKLIMDIYLSDEYYGESVLHIAIVNEDPAMVKYLLDANAYVEERCCGAFMSAEDQKPSRYDSPDHEYVGVNPITNYDGYVYWGEFPLSFAACLSQEECFRLVLARGADPDLQDTNGNNVLHMMVIYEKIDMFDVAYEVGTNVHQRNVLNLTPLTLAAKLGRVEMFFHIMSIEREIYWQLGSITCAAYPLSKIDTIDVKTGNINKDSALNFVVFGDKLEHLELLDGVVIDLLKTKWDTFVKSRFYKQFYMFSFYFLFSLVSFISRPGPDEQEVEDDNRETTTETSNITFYTQQYSSVTKAIENNLPYKTFWLNFSEYIDDERDDHNLPSWWSSYEKCPLMNMESNLAKIRIISEIVIFFGAILYLLSALREARFLGYKMFIENLMTAPSRVMFLFSCCLMMTIPWLRLSCLTELDDHVAVCIMLTTAPYFLFFCRGFKTVGPFVVMIYRMVMGDLIRFVSIYLVFVMGFSQAYYIIFLTFDNPATPEEIDDTGTNPMPSPMESVVAMFLMSLTNFGDYYGAMSSTQHEAEAKILFFLFMVIVSVLLVNMLIAMMGNTYQKIAEIRNEWQRQWARIVLVVERSVPPAERLKNFMQYSQPMSDGRRALVLRLNMSDEDKEEMKEVQEMKRIHERFSKKRQQEREARSKRRQEEYEKFFGAASENHENNN encoded by the exons ATGGGAAATACTGAAAGTAATGTCACGAGTGGTGTTAAGAAGCAAGCTGGAGTCTCCACACAggctttatataaatttgttaatctTAAAGGCGGTGGTCTTTTAGTCGATATGATGAAACGTGCTTGTCAGACAAAACAATTCGCTGAAATCGATCATGCTATCAAGACTAAAGTGGAgccttttttatataacaaaggAGCTGGTCGTTACTTTCCTGTTTCAAAAATGGTTTTATTACGTAATAAAGAAAGAGCAAGAACAAAGCAACTACCAGAGATTAGAGCATTAGAAAATCCAGATgatgatttcaacatacacgaTTATTGTTCAGAAGTTTCAGAAGCCGAATACATATCGAATCCAAGTGCCTACCGCTTTGTGTGCTGGAATTTAAAT GAACGAGGAGCAGTTGGAGaaacaattttacatttgtGTTTGTTGAACGCGTCTTCCTTGCATGCCGACTTAGCTAAAAGATTGTTGAAATTCTACCCAAAGCTTATAATGGATATTTATCTTAGTGATGAATACTACGGCGAAAGTGTACTTCACATAGCTATAGTCAATGAAGATCCTGCAATGGTAAAATACCTTTTAGACGCTAATGCGTATGTAGAAGAAAG ATGTTGTGGAGCCTTTATGTCTGCAGAAGACCAAAAACCTTCTCGCTATGATTCTCCAGATCATGAGTACGTTGGTGTGAATCCAATAACTAACTATGATGGTTATGTTTATTGGGGAGAGTTTCCTTTGAGTTTCGCTGCCTGTCTATCTCAGGAAGAATGTTTTCGGTTGGTTTTAGCAAGGGGAGCAGATCCCGATTTACAAGACACGAATGGCAACAATGTATTACACATGATggttatatatgaaaaaattgatATGTTTGATGTAGCTTACGAAGTTGGGACAAATGTACATCAACGAAACGTTCTCAATTTAACCCCCTTAACACTCGCTGCCAAGTTAGGAAGAGTCGAgatgttttttcatataatgaGTATTGAACGTGAAATATATTGGCAACTGGGAAGCATAACTTGCGCTGCATATCCTCTTTCAAAAATTGATACAATTGATGTAAAAACGGGCAATATAAACAAGGATTCCGCTTtgaattttgtagtttttggc GATAAATTAGAACATTTGGAGTTATTGGATGGCGTTGTTATAGATCTCTTAAAAACTAAATGGGATACTTTTGTAAAATCCCGTTTTTACAAGCAATTTTAcatgttttcgttttattttttattttctttagttagCTTTATTTCACGACCAGGACCAGATGAACAGGAAGTGGAAGACGACAACCGAGAGACAACAACCGAAACGagtaatataacattttatacaCAACAATATTCTTCCGTTACAAAAGCAATCGAAAATAATTTGCCCTATA aaacgtTTTGGCTTAATTTCAGCGAGTATATTGATGATGAACGTGATGATCATAATTTGCCTTCCTGGTGGAGTAGTTATGAAAAATGTCCGTTAATGAATATGGAGTCGAATTTGGCCAAG ATACGAATTATTTcagaaattgttatattttttggtgCCATACTGTATCTGTTATCTGCTTTACGAGAAGCCAGATTTTTAggctataaaatgtttattgagAATCTa atGACGGCGCCGTCACGAGTTATGTTTCTATTTTCGTGTTGCCTTATGATGACTATTCCTTGGTTAAGATTATCATGTTTAACGGAGCTAGATGATCATGTAGCAGTATGTATTATGTTAACAACAGCACCGTACTTTCTCTTCTTTTGCCG ggGATTTAAAACTGTTGGACCATTTGTCGTGATGATATATCGAATGGTTATGGGTGATTTAATTCGTTTTGTATCCATTTACTTAGTGTTTGTTATGGGGTTTTCCCAGGCatattacattatatttttaacttttgataATCCTGCAACTCCAGAAGAGATTGACGATACAGGTACAAATCCCATGCCTTCACCAATGGAATCTGTCGTAGCTATGTTTCTAATGTCCCTTACCAATTTCGGCGACTACTATGGGGCTATGTCTTCAACGCAACATGAAGCTGAGGCAAAGATACTTTTCTTTCTGTTTATGGTCATAGTCAGTGTGTTGTTAGTCAACATGTTAATCGCTATGATGGGTAATACATATCAAAAAATAGCTGAGATTCGCAATGAATGGCAAAGACAATGGGCACGAATCGTTTTGGTGGTCGAGCGAAGTGTCCCGCCTGCAGAaagactaaaaaattttatgcaatATTCCCAGCCAATGTCAGATGGCAGAAGAGCCCTGGTGTTACGTCTAAATATGAGT GATGAAGATAAAGAAGAAATGAAAGAAGTCCAAGAAATGAAGCGAATTCATGAACGGTTTTCGAAGAAAAGGCAACAAGAAAGAGAAGCTCGCAGTAAAAGAAGGCAAGAGGAGTATGAAAAATTCTTTGGAGCTGCATCAGAAAatcatgaaaataataattaa
- the LOC111690823 gene encoding drebrin-like protein isoform X2, with the protein MAISFDKYRKQIEAGWKDVLDDKSSTDWALFGYEGQTNVLKLVASGEGGVEELCEDLNSGKIMYAFVRIEDPKTGLKKFLLINWQGEGAPVLRKGTCANHIHDVAKLLSGAHLTINARNEDDIDLERLLKKLSTVSSAYSFKEPRAVNDEQKTPIGTNYTRVIPTKELNASVMQNFWKKEEEEEKHRLAADREQKRSEQAKLEKEQRAREEKEHLEREKKLQMANKLQPAHVPIKTSPQPLSPEKTVASSFGSALTEAERMRQQRSQEARELIGTRVGAAKAMFTKHTSEGQLQCKLNTAPPAKPVRNSITQRIHVFNQNQSQNESNIVLSHGHQVLGKTTSSKQTLDEPTNAPKDENKFEKEEGTSHNLDTNLEPVKPEMTAIANIEEESNSIDDYPLEPDSEQYSTIKRSPHSKSNSLQSPDDTSSSNNTDTALYQDEEEEVMRTKVSVTVQQSQSQAVATMNDIVNEDDFICQDSLGDLGLKARALYDYQAADESEITFDPGDVITHIDQIDEGWWQGLGPDGTYGLFPANYVEIID; encoded by the exons ATGGCCATTAGCTTTGATAAGTATAGGAAGCAGATTGAAGCTGGTTGGAAAGATGTTTTGGACGACAAGTCATCAACTGATTG GGCATTGTTTGGATATGAGGGTCAGACAAATGTCTTAAAACTAGTGGCAAGTGGAGAGGGTGGCGTGGAAGAGTTATGTGAGGATTTGAATAGTGGAAAAATAATGTATGCCTTCGTACGAATTGAAGACCCAAAAACaggattaaaaaaattcttgctCATTAATTGGCAG GGCGAAGGTGCACCTGTTCTACGAAAAGGCACTTGTGCGAATCATATACACGACGTAGCAAAATTGTTGTCAGGAGCTCATCTAACAATCAATGCTCGAAATGAGGACGATATTGACTTGGAACGGCTTTTGAAAAAGCTTAGTACAGTTTCATCGGCGTACAGCTTTAAGGAACCACGAGCTGTAAATGACGAACAAAAAACGCCTATAGGTACAAATTACACTCGTGTTATACCAACTAAAGAATTAAATGCATCAGTCATGCAAAATTTTTGGAAGAAAGAAGAAGAAGAGGAGAAACATCGTTTGGCAGCTGATAGAGAGCAAAAGCGTTCAGAACAAGCCAAGTTAGAGAAGGAGCAGCGTGCACGAGAAGAAAAGGAGCATTTAGAAAGGGAAAAAAAATTGCAGATGGCTAATAAATTACAACCAGCTCATGTCCCCATTAAAAC GTCACCACAACCCTTAAGTCCCGAAAAAACTGTAGCTAGTAGTTTTGGATCGGCATTAACCGAAGCGGAACGTATGCGACAACAGCGCAGCCAAGAAGCGAGAGAATTAATTGGAACTCGTGTTGGGGCTGCAAAAGCAATGTTTACTAAACATACTAGCGAGGGACAATTACAATGCAA ACTAAATACGGCACCGCCAGCAAAACCCGTTCGAAATTCTATAACACAGCGCATtcatgttttcaatcaaaatcaATCACAAAATGAATCCAACATTGTACTTTCGCACGGACACCAAGTGCTTGGCAAAACTACTTCTTCCAAACAAACACTAGATGAACCTACAAATGCTCCAAAAGAtgagaacaaatttgaaaaagaagAAGGAACAAGCCACAATTTGGACACAAATTTGGAGCCTGTTAAGCCTGAAATGACAGCTATAGCTAATATTGAAGAGGAATCAAACAGCATTGATGATTACCCGTTAGAACCAGATAGTGAACAGTATTCGACCATTAAAAGGTCACCACATAGCAAATCGAATTCTTTACAATCACCAGACGATACATCATCATCAAATAACACGGATACTGCCCTGTATCAAGACGAAGAAGAAGAGGTTATGCGTACTAAAGTTTCAGTAACAGTGCAGCAATCCCAGTCACAAGCGGTAGCTACAA tGAACGATATAGTTAACGAAGATGATTTCATATGTCAGGATTCATTGGGGGATTTGGGCTTAAAAGCCCGTGCATTATATGATTATCAAGCAG CTGATGAATCTGAAATTACCTTTGATCCCGGCGATGTTATTACTCATATTGATCAAATCGATGAAGGGTGGTGGCAAGGTTTGGGACCTGATGGAACTTATGGACTGTTTCCGGCAAACTATGTCGAAATAATAGACTAA
- the LOC111691079 gene encoding transient receptor potential cation channel subfamily V member 5 isoform X1, whose product MGNTESNVTSGVKKQAGVSTQALYKFVNLKGGGLLVDMMKRACQTKQFAEIDHAIKTKVEPFLYNKGAGRYFPVSKMVLLRNKERARTKQLPEIRALENPDDDFNIHDYCSEVSEAEYISNPSAYRFVCWNLNERGAVGETILHLCLLNASSLHADLAKRLLKFYPKLIMDIYLSDEYYGESVLHIAIVNEDPAMVKYLLDANAYVEERCCGAFMSAEDQKPSRYDSPDHEYVGVNPITNYDGYVYWGEFPLSFAACLSQEECFRLVLARGADPDLQDTNGNNVLHMMVIYEKIDMFDVAYEVGTNVHQRNVLNLTPLTLAAKLGRVEMFFHIMSIEREIYWQLGSITCAAYPLSKIDTIDVKTGNINKDSALNFVVFGDKLEHLELLDGVVIDLLKTKWDTFVKSRFYKQFYMFSFYFLFSLVSFISRPGPDEQEVEDDNRETTTETSNITFYTQQYSSVTKAIENNLPYKTFWLNFSEYIDDERDDHNLPSWWSSYEKCPLMNMESNLAKIRIISEIVIFFGAILYLLSALREARFLGYKMFIENLVRKTIYTSSILYNNIYIYFKMTAPSRVMFLFSCCLMMTIPWLRLSCLTELDDHVAVCIMLTTAPYFLFFCRGFKTVGPFVVMIYRMVMGDLIRFVSIYLVFVMGFSQAYYIIFLTFDNPATPEEIDDTGTNPMPSPMESVVAMFLMSLTNFGDYYGAMSSTQHEAEAKILFFLFMVIVSVLLVNMLIAMMGNTYQKIAEIRNEWQRQWARIVLVVERSVPPAERLKNFMQYSQPMSDGRRALVLRLNMSDEDKEEMKEVQEMKRIHERFSKKRQQEREARSKRRQEEYEKFFGAASENHENNN is encoded by the exons ATGGGAAATACTGAAAGTAATGTCACGAGTGGTGTTAAGAAGCAAGCTGGAGTCTCCACACAggctttatataaatttgttaatctTAAAGGCGGTGGTCTTTTAGTCGATATGATGAAACGTGCTTGTCAGACAAAACAATTCGCTGAAATCGATCATGCTATCAAGACTAAAGTGGAgccttttttatataacaaaggAGCTGGTCGTTACTTTCCTGTTTCAAAAATGGTTTTATTACGTAATAAAGAAAGAGCAAGAACAAAGCAACTACCAGAGATTAGAGCATTAGAAAATCCAGATgatgatttcaacatacacgaTTATTGTTCAGAAGTTTCAGAAGCCGAATACATATCGAATCCAAGTGCCTACCGCTTTGTGTGCTGGAATTTAAAT GAACGAGGAGCAGTTGGAGaaacaattttacatttgtGTTTGTTGAACGCGTCTTCCTTGCATGCCGACTTAGCTAAAAGATTGTTGAAATTCTACCCAAAGCTTATAATGGATATTTATCTTAGTGATGAATACTACGGCGAAAGTGTACTTCACATAGCTATAGTCAATGAAGATCCTGCAATGGTAAAATACCTTTTAGACGCTAATGCGTATGTAGAAGAAAG ATGTTGTGGAGCCTTTATGTCTGCAGAAGACCAAAAACCTTCTCGCTATGATTCTCCAGATCATGAGTACGTTGGTGTGAATCCAATAACTAACTATGATGGTTATGTTTATTGGGGAGAGTTTCCTTTGAGTTTCGCTGCCTGTCTATCTCAGGAAGAATGTTTTCGGTTGGTTTTAGCAAGGGGAGCAGATCCCGATTTACAAGACACGAATGGCAACAATGTATTACACATGATggttatatatgaaaaaattgatATGTTTGATGTAGCTTACGAAGTTGGGACAAATGTACATCAACGAAACGTTCTCAATTTAACCCCCTTAACACTCGCTGCCAAGTTAGGAAGAGTCGAgatgttttttcatataatgaGTATTGAACGTGAAATATATTGGCAACTGGGAAGCATAACTTGCGCTGCATATCCTCTTTCAAAAATTGATACAATTGATGTAAAAACGGGCAATATAAACAAGGATTCCGCTTtgaattttgtagtttttggc GATAAATTAGAACATTTGGAGTTATTGGATGGCGTTGTTATAGATCTCTTAAAAACTAAATGGGATACTTTTGTAAAATCCCGTTTTTACAAGCAATTTTAcatgttttcgttttattttttattttctttagttagCTTTATTTCACGACCAGGACCAGATGAACAGGAAGTGGAAGACGACAACCGAGAGACAACAACCGAAACGagtaatataacattttatacaCAACAATATTCTTCCGTTACAAAAGCAATCGAAAATAATTTGCCCTATA aaacgtTTTGGCTTAATTTCAGCGAGTATATTGATGATGAACGTGATGATCATAATTTGCCTTCCTGGTGGAGTAGTTATGAAAAATGTCCGTTAATGAATATGGAGTCGAATTTGGCCAAG ATACGAATTATTTcagaaattgttatattttttggtgCCATACTGTATCTGTTATCTGCTTTACGAGAAGCCAGATTTTTAggctataaaatgtttattgagAATCTagtaagaaaaacaatttacacaAGTTCgattttgtataataatatttacatttattttaagatGACGGCGCCGTCACGAGTTATGTTTCTATTTTCGTGTTGCCTTATGATGACTATTCCTTGGTTAAGATTATCATGTTTAACGGAGCTAGATGATCATGTAGCAGTATGTATTATGTTAACAACAGCACCGTACTTTCTCTTCTTTTGCCG ggGATTTAAAACTGTTGGACCATTTGTCGTGATGATATATCGAATGGTTATGGGTGATTTAATTCGTTTTGTATCCATTTACTTAGTGTTTGTTATGGGGTTTTCCCAGGCatattacattatatttttaacttttgataATCCTGCAACTCCAGAAGAGATTGACGATACAGGTACAAATCCCATGCCTTCACCAATGGAATCTGTCGTAGCTATGTTTCTAATGTCCCTTACCAATTTCGGCGACTACTATGGGGCTATGTCTTCAACGCAACATGAAGCTGAGGCAAAGATACTTTTCTTTCTGTTTATGGTCATAGTCAGTGTGTTGTTAGTCAACATGTTAATCGCTATGATGGGTAATACATATCAAAAAATAGCTGAGATTCGCAATGAATGGCAAAGACAATGGGCACGAATCGTTTTGGTGGTCGAGCGAAGTGTCCCGCCTGCAGAaagactaaaaaattttatgcaatATTCCCAGCCAATGTCAGATGGCAGAAGAGCCCTGGTGTTACGTCTAAATATGAGT GATGAAGATAAAGAAGAAATGAAAGAAGTCCAAGAAATGAAGCGAATTCATGAACGGTTTTCGAAGAAAAGGCAACAAGAAAGAGAAGCTCGCAGTAAAAGAAGGCAAGAGGAGTATGAAAAATTCTTTGGAGCTGCATCAGAAAatcatgaaaataataattaa
- the LOC111690823 gene encoding drebrin-like protein isoform X1, with protein sequence MAISFDKYRKQIEAGWKDVLDDKSSTDWALFGYEGQTNVLKLVASGEGGVEELCEDLNSGKIMYAFVRIEDPKTGLKKFLLINWQGEGAPVLRKGTCANHIHDVAKLLSGAHLTINARNEDDIDLERLLKKLSTVSSAYSFKEPRAVNDEQKTPIGTNYTRVIPTKELNASVMQNFWKKEEEEEKHRLAADREQKRSEQAKLEKEQRAREEKEHLEREKKLQMANKLQPAHVPIKTSPQPLSPEKTVASSFGSALTEAERMRQQRSQEARELIGTRVGAAKAMFTKHTSEGQLQCKLNTAPPAKPVRNSITQRIHVFNQNQSQNESNIVLSHGHQVLGKTTSSKQTLDEPTNAPKDENKFEKEEGTSHNLDTNLEPVKPEMTAIANIEEESNSIDDYPLEPDSEQYSTIKRSPHSKSNSLQSPDDTSSSNNTDTALYQDEEEEVMRTKVSVTVQQSQSQAVATSKNGYLGERNDMNDIVNEDDFICQDSLGDLGLKARALYDYQAADESEITFDPGDVITHIDQIDEGWWQGLGPDGTYGLFPANYVEIID encoded by the exons ATGGCCATTAGCTTTGATAAGTATAGGAAGCAGATTGAAGCTGGTTGGAAAGATGTTTTGGACGACAAGTCATCAACTGATTG GGCATTGTTTGGATATGAGGGTCAGACAAATGTCTTAAAACTAGTGGCAAGTGGAGAGGGTGGCGTGGAAGAGTTATGTGAGGATTTGAATAGTGGAAAAATAATGTATGCCTTCGTACGAATTGAAGACCCAAAAACaggattaaaaaaattcttgctCATTAATTGGCAG GGCGAAGGTGCACCTGTTCTACGAAAAGGCACTTGTGCGAATCATATACACGACGTAGCAAAATTGTTGTCAGGAGCTCATCTAACAATCAATGCTCGAAATGAGGACGATATTGACTTGGAACGGCTTTTGAAAAAGCTTAGTACAGTTTCATCGGCGTACAGCTTTAAGGAACCACGAGCTGTAAATGACGAACAAAAAACGCCTATAGGTACAAATTACACTCGTGTTATACCAACTAAAGAATTAAATGCATCAGTCATGCAAAATTTTTGGAAGAAAGAAGAAGAAGAGGAGAAACATCGTTTGGCAGCTGATAGAGAGCAAAAGCGTTCAGAACAAGCCAAGTTAGAGAAGGAGCAGCGTGCACGAGAAGAAAAGGAGCATTTAGAAAGGGAAAAAAAATTGCAGATGGCTAATAAATTACAACCAGCTCATGTCCCCATTAAAAC GTCACCACAACCCTTAAGTCCCGAAAAAACTGTAGCTAGTAGTTTTGGATCGGCATTAACCGAAGCGGAACGTATGCGACAACAGCGCAGCCAAGAAGCGAGAGAATTAATTGGAACTCGTGTTGGGGCTGCAAAAGCAATGTTTACTAAACATACTAGCGAGGGACAATTACAATGCAA ACTAAATACGGCACCGCCAGCAAAACCCGTTCGAAATTCTATAACACAGCGCATtcatgttttcaatcaaaatcaATCACAAAATGAATCCAACATTGTACTTTCGCACGGACACCAAGTGCTTGGCAAAACTACTTCTTCCAAACAAACACTAGATGAACCTACAAATGCTCCAAAAGAtgagaacaaatttgaaaaagaagAAGGAACAAGCCACAATTTGGACACAAATTTGGAGCCTGTTAAGCCTGAAATGACAGCTATAGCTAATATTGAAGAGGAATCAAACAGCATTGATGATTACCCGTTAGAACCAGATAGTGAACAGTATTCGACCATTAAAAGGTCACCACATAGCAAATCGAATTCTTTACAATCACCAGACGATACATCATCATCAAATAACACGGATACTGCCCTGTATCAAGACGAAGAAGAAGAGGTTATGCGTACTAAAGTTTCAGTAACAGTGCAGCAATCCCAGTCACAAGCGGTAGCTACAAGTAAGAATGGTTACTTGGGAGAGAGAAATGACA tGAACGATATAGTTAACGAAGATGATTTCATATGTCAGGATTCATTGGGGGATTTGGGCTTAAAAGCCCGTGCATTATATGATTATCAAGCAG CTGATGAATCTGAAATTACCTTTGATCCCGGCGATGTTATTACTCATATTGATCAAATCGATGAAGGGTGGTGGCAAGGTTTGGGACCTGATGGAACTTATGGACTGTTTCCGGCAAACTATGTCGAAATAATAGACTAA